In one Pasteuria penetrans genomic region, the following are encoded:
- the ribH gene encoding 6,7-dimethyl-8-ribityllumazine synthase → MHMYEGKLQAEGLRLAAVVSRFHAPLTEQLLVGALDVWRRYGAREDDLTVVKVPGAFELPWAVDTLARRGEFDAIVALGIVVRGATSHYDWICRTTVEGLSRAGRENQVPILLGVLTVETLEQAWERSGTKHGNKGAEAAAAAVEVACLRRSLDSLVP, encoded by the coding sequence ATGCATATGTACGAAGGAAAATTGCAGGCGGAGGGATTACGGTTAGCTGCTGTTGTGTCGCGTTTCCATGCTCCTCTGACTGAGCAATTGTTGGTTGGGGCGTTGGATGTGTGGCGTCGCTATGGTGCACGGGAGGATGACTTGACGGTTGTGAAGGTGCCTGGTGCATTTGAGTTGCCCTGGGCGGTGGATACCCTGGCCCGCCGGGGGGAGTTTGATGCCATCGTTGCCCTGGGTATTGTAGTCCGGGGTGCAACATCGCATTATGATTGGATCTGTCGCACAACGGTAGAGGGCCTATCGAGAGCAGGACGTGAGAATCAGGTTCCTATTTTGTTGGGAGTATTGACGGTGGAGACGTTGGAGCAAGCATGGGAGCGGTCAGGAACGAAGCATGGCAACAAGGGAGCAGAGGCGGCTGCGGCGGCGGTCGAAGTGGCTTGCTTACGGAGATCGTTGGATAGTTTGGTACCCTAG
- a CDS encoding bifunctional 3,4-dihydroxy-2-butanone-4-phosphate synthase/GTP cyclohydrolase II: protein MDFSTVEMALESLRMGKPIIVVDDEDRENEGDLVALAERATPELVNYFLTHARGLLCVPMTAECAARLGLAQMAAHNTDRRGTAFTVSVDIATASTGISAAERAATVAALAMPQCTADDFRQPGHVFPIVAREGGVLRRAGHTEAAVDLARLCGAQPVAMICEILREDGEMARLPDLQLVAAQTDTPLLMIQDLIAYRRRKEVLVQREVQVDLPTSFGSFRAVGYTNVVDSKEHVALVRGDWHPHQPVLVRVHSECLTGDVFRSQRCDCGLQLEAALHQITQEGSGVLLYMRQEGRGIGLLNKLRAYKLQEDGLDTVEANHRLGFGDDLREYGIGAQILRDLKVCKMRLLTNNPRKITGLRGYGLEVTEVVPLECPTSGSNRGYMEAKKEKLGHRLRLSHPKPGGIG from the coding sequence TTGGATTTTTCGACGGTTGAAATGGCCCTGGAATCCTTACGGATGGGGAAGCCGATTATCGTGGTGGATGACGAGGATCGTGAAAATGAGGGTGATTTGGTAGCCCTAGCGGAAAGGGCTACCCCCGAGTTGGTGAATTATTTTCTGACCCATGCACGGGGTTTGTTGTGTGTACCCATGACGGCGGAGTGTGCTGCTAGGCTAGGTCTAGCCCAGATGGCAGCGCACAATACGGATCGTCGTGGTACGGCTTTCACCGTTTCTGTGGACATAGCAACGGCTTCCACGGGTATTTCAGCCGCAGAACGTGCAGCCACGGTTGCGGCACTTGCAATGCCGCAGTGTACGGCGGATGATTTTCGTCAACCCGGTCACGTCTTCCCTATCGTTGCACGTGAGGGTGGTGTACTACGGCGGGCTGGACATACAGAAGCGGCTGTCGATTTAGCACGTCTGTGTGGGGCTCAACCCGTAGCTATGATCTGTGAAATTTTGCGTGAAGATGGTGAGATGGCCCGTCTTCCTGATCTGCAGTTGGTGGCTGCGCAGACCGATACGCCCCTCCTGATGATTCAGGATTTGATTGCTTACCGACGCAGGAAGGAAGTTCTGGTTCAACGCGAGGTTCAGGTTGATTTGCCTACCTCCTTCGGTTCCTTTCGTGCGGTAGGCTACACCAATGTGGTGGACAGCAAGGAGCACGTGGCGCTGGTTAGGGGCGATTGGCATCCTCACCAGCCCGTTTTGGTACGTGTTCATTCAGAGTGTCTGACGGGGGATGTGTTTCGTTCCCAACGGTGTGATTGCGGTTTGCAGTTGGAGGCTGCTCTGCATCAAATTACACAGGAGGGGAGTGGGGTTCTCCTTTACATGCGTCAGGAGGGACGTGGGATCGGTCTGCTCAACAAATTGCGGGCTTACAAGTTGCAAGAGGATGGTCTCGATACGGTGGAGGCAAATCATCGTTTGGGATTTGGTGATGATTTGAGAGAATATGGAATTGGTGCACAAATTTTACGGGATCTGAAGGTCTGTAAGATGCGTCTCCTGACCAACAACCCTCGTAAGATTACAGGTTTGCGGGGTTATGGTTTGGAGGTGACAGAGGTGGTGCCATTGGAGTGCCCGACAAGTGGTTCCAACCGTGGGTATATGGAGGCGAAGAAGGAGAAATTGGGGCATCGTTTGCGCCTCTCTCATCCAAAACCAGGGGGGATTGGCTAG
- a CDS encoding riboflavin synthase: MFTGLVQRIGRIVSRDDKGERLEIATGVWDPPWVPGESVAVQGACLTVTGRTAVGCVVDIGSFTRRRTTLGQLPVGTSVHLERALRLGDRLGGHMVQGHVDGRIVVQERLVDGRGLQLTFSVRRAWRAYCILRGSIVLDGVSLTIAALDHGADREETFRLTVMLVPHTVANTLLGELTVGEWVNVEFDMMAKYAENWLAPVVTTRSAVMGGT, encoded by the coding sequence TTGTTCACAGGGTTAGTGCAGCGAATAGGTAGGATTGTTTCCCGGGATGACAAAGGAGAGCGCCTCGAGATTGCCACGGGAGTATGGGATCCCCCGTGGGTTCCAGGGGAGAGTGTAGCGGTCCAGGGTGCTTGTTTGACTGTTACGGGACGAACTGCAGTAGGGTGTGTTGTGGACATAGGGAGTTTTACCCGGCGCCGTACTACCTTGGGTCAGTTGCCCGTGGGAACCAGCGTTCATTTAGAGCGTGCTCTCCGGTTAGGGGATCGTTTGGGTGGTCATATGGTTCAGGGTCATGTTGATGGTAGGATTGTTGTTCAAGAACGGTTGGTAGATGGACGGGGTTTGCAGTTGACGTTTTCAGTTCGTAGGGCCTGGCGTGCTTACTGTATTTTGCGCGGTTCCATTGTGCTGGATGGGGTGAGTTTGACGATTGCTGCTCTCGATCATGGGGCGGACAGGGAGGAGACCTTCCGACTTACGGTTATGTTGGTCCCTCATACGGTAGCGAACACGCTCTTGGGTGAATTGACGGTGGGCGAATGGGTCAATGTAGAATTCGATATGATGGCTAAGTACGCGGAGAATTGGCTTGCACCGGTTGTTACTACTCGGTCTGCAGTTATGGGGGGGACGTAA
- the ribD gene encoding bifunctional diaminohydroxyphosphoribosylaminopyrimidine deaminase/5-amino-6-(5-phosphoribosylamino)uracil reductase RibD: MRDGDQRAMKSPEEWMKLALELAYETHTSPNPRVGAVVVREGALVGCGAHVCAGSPHAEVQALRMAGEAAEGATLYVTLEPCVHYGRTPPCVEAIVASGIREVRIGCLDPDERVRGRGVEFLRAAGIYVVPGVVEEDCMALNEGYLHHRETGRPLVILKVASTLDGRLATVTGDSLYITGKVARARVHELRHRCDAVLTGIGTVLADDPQLTVRLPAGGHQPMRVIVDSQLRLPPKARLVREKGSSTWVFTTEEGADPDRRALLEGKGVRVSIAGKGPRTCWGEVLRQLGTAGITSLLVEAGGTVNASLLHAGVVQKVVWFLAPKLLGGINSLPSIAGGDPLFLSEALPLHDVQVERLGEDLCLSGSIR, from the coding sequence TTGAGGGATGGAGATCAACGAGCTATGAAAAGCCCTGAGGAATGGATGAAGTTAGCCCTCGAACTTGCCTATGAAACCCATACCTCCCCCAACCCCCGTGTGGGTGCCGTAGTGGTACGCGAGGGTGCGCTTGTGGGCTGTGGGGCGCATGTGTGCGCTGGATCACCGCATGCGGAGGTGCAGGCATTGCGTATGGCTGGGGAGGCCGCGGAGGGTGCCACGTTGTACGTGACCTTGGAGCCTTGTGTGCACTATGGACGCACGCCCCCCTGCGTGGAGGCTATTGTGGCTTCTGGAATACGGGAGGTAAGAATTGGTTGTTTAGATCCCGATGAGAGAGTGCGGGGGCGGGGTGTCGAGTTTCTGCGGGCAGCAGGAATCTACGTGGTTCCGGGTGTGGTTGAGGAAGATTGTATGGCGTTGAATGAGGGTTATCTTCATCATCGGGAAACGGGCAGGCCACTGGTGATTCTGAAGGTTGCCAGTACATTGGACGGCCGATTGGCTACAGTGACGGGGGACAGTTTATACATAACAGGTAAAGTGGCGCGTGCACGGGTGCATGAATTGCGTCATCGTTGCGATGCCGTCCTTACAGGCATCGGTACAGTTTTGGCTGATGATCCACAACTTACGGTCCGCTTGCCTGCGGGGGGTCACCAGCCGATGAGGGTGATTGTGGATAGTCAGCTGCGTTTGCCCCCCAAGGCCCGCCTTGTCCGGGAAAAGGGTTCATCCACATGGGTGTTTACCACGGAGGAGGGGGCGGATCCGGATCGTCGTGCGTTATTGGAGGGGAAAGGGGTACGTGTTTCGATAGCGGGAAAGGGTCCCCGTACCTGTTGGGGGGAGGTTCTACGGCAGTTAGGGACAGCGGGTATTACCTCCCTGTTGGTAGAAGCAGGGGGAACGGTCAATGCGAGCCTTTTGCACGCTGGAGTCGTGCAGAAGGTGGTATGGTTCCTGGCTCCCAAGCTTCTGGGGGGTATAAACTCTTTGCCCTCGATTGCAGGGGGTGATCCCTTGTTTTTGTCCGAGGCTCTCCCCTTGCACGACGTGCAAGTAGAGAGGTTAGGGGAGGATTTGTGCCTGAGTGGTTCTATAAGGTGA
- a CDS encoding COX15/CtaA family protein has product MVTGRAVPVVATRGGSLSPAVGDGIGSSPLARPPIVPRKLGWLSWISTLASYVLLLGGSIVSKTESGDACGRTWPLCQGVLLPEHWSWAMLWEYSHRWVAGVVGILVITVAVLAWRSCGQVRFVRTLVLSSVGFVLLQAILGALTVKVRGPLEQKTVLALHFGFSMLAFASTALLTVAIHRLLRRPSEPFSTLSVPLSMGVMVYIGLVAIYLVAYTGAWVRHMHATLSCGMVFPHCHDGLWLPDWTTPAGIHRFHRWMAISLWLGLCGFAAWVVRKRGGSTFFRRRLLWVAAIFTGQLWTGIAVVLWGESLWIALLHPTLVTIGFTALAEMGLRVRCRSQRA; this is encoded by the coding sequence ATGGTTACAGGTCGGGCGGTCCCCGTGGTAGCCACACGGGGGGGTAGCCTGTCGCCCGCCGTGGGCGATGGAATAGGATCTTCCCCGCTCGCTCGCCCCCCTATTGTACCCCGAAAATTAGGATGGTTGTCTTGGATTTCTACCCTAGCTTCCTACGTGCTTCTGTTGGGCGGTTCCATTGTGAGTAAAACAGAGTCAGGGGATGCCTGTGGGCGTACGTGGCCTCTCTGTCAGGGGGTATTATTACCAGAACATTGGTCCTGGGCCATGCTGTGGGAGTACAGTCATCGTTGGGTGGCGGGTGTGGTAGGTATTCTTGTGATCACGGTGGCTGTGCTTGCCTGGCGCTCCTGTGGTCAGGTTCGTTTTGTCCGTACACTGGTTCTCAGTAGCGTGGGTTTCGTTCTCCTACAAGCTATATTGGGGGCCCTAACTGTCAAGGTCCGTGGGCCTTTAGAACAGAAAACCGTTTTGGCCCTTCATTTTGGTTTCTCTATGCTTGCTTTTGCCAGCACAGCACTACTCACAGTGGCGATTCATCGGTTACTACGTCGACCATCAGAACCCTTCTCTACCCTCTCTGTTCCCCTCTCGATGGGTGTGATGGTTTATATTGGTTTGGTGGCCATTTATCTTGTTGCGTATACAGGTGCCTGGGTACGTCATATGCATGCAACATTGTCCTGCGGAATGGTCTTCCCCCATTGCCATGATGGGTTGTGGTTACCGGATTGGACAACCCCTGCCGGTATTCATCGTTTCCATCGTTGGATGGCCATTTCGTTGTGGCTGGGTTTGTGTGGTTTCGCGGCTTGGGTTGTCAGGAAACGGGGGGGTTCCACCTTTTTCCGACGGCGTTTGCTATGGGTAGCAGCGATTTTTACCGGGCAGTTATGGACTGGAATTGCCGTGGTATTATGGGGGGAATCCTTATGGATCGCCCTGTTGCATCCAACATTGGTGACGATCGGGTTTACCGCATTGGCTGAGATGGGTTTGCGTGTTCGTTGTCGTTCTCAGAGGGCATAG
- a CDS encoding MBL fold metallo-hydrolase: protein MQIHTFVLGPVSTNAYLVVRPGTKRALVLDPGGDPAPLVEHIQQAGLQVEAILLTHAHWDHIAGLDEVREATQWPPVYLSAVEESWTGDTEKNGSARWLKDGCTVSKPVENLVQGEPLLSFLGKEIQVISTPGHTPGSLSYKMDQVIFCGDLVFRGSVGRTDLYGGDAQVLRNSLRHLAIFSSAGTRLLPGHGPATTWGYEQEHNPWLQVGRSPW from the coding sequence GTGCAAATTCATACCTTTGTCCTAGGTCCTGTGAGTACCAACGCTTATTTGGTCGTTCGGCCGGGTACGAAACGTGCCCTTGTCCTTGACCCCGGTGGTGATCCCGCGCCTCTGGTGGAACATATCCAACAGGCTGGTTTGCAGGTAGAGGCAATCCTGCTTACGCATGCGCATTGGGATCACATCGCGGGTCTAGACGAGGTACGCGAGGCCACCCAGTGGCCCCCTGTGTACCTGAGTGCAGTTGAGGAGAGTTGGACGGGGGATACGGAGAAGAATGGTTCTGCGCGTTGGCTGAAGGACGGTTGTACGGTGTCCAAACCGGTTGAAAATTTGGTGCAAGGTGAACCGTTGTTATCCTTTCTTGGTAAGGAAATTCAGGTAATTTCTACCCCGGGTCACACACCGGGCAGTCTCTCCTATAAGATGGATCAGGTGATTTTTTGTGGTGATCTTGTCTTTCGTGGTTCTGTGGGTCGGACAGATTTATATGGGGGGGATGCACAGGTTTTACGGAATTCACTGCGACATTTAGCGATTTTTTCATCTGCGGGGACGCGTCTATTACCGGGGCACGGGCCCGCTACCACTTGGGGGTATGAGCAGGAGCACAATCCATGGTTACAGGTCGGGCGGTCCCCGTGGTAG
- a CDS encoding DUF2197 domain-containing protein, producing the protein MRVTCILCDKPFVPDDNIVRRLQKQPHRLVLCPPCNQLIASKTIARYENRKKHNIFPSRPTPRQNPRFSPRHKRTARSNNATPRSHSKGRQT; encoded by the coding sequence GTGCGTGTGACTTGTATTCTCTGTGACAAACCCTTCGTGCCTGATGATAACATCGTTCGTCGACTACAAAAACAACCCCATCGACTCGTGCTCTGTCCCCCTTGTAATCAATTGATTGCCAGCAAAACCATAGCACGATATGAAAATCGAAAGAAACACAATATTTTTCCTTCCCGTCCCACACCAAGACAAAATCCGCGCTTTTCCCCCCGGCACAAACGAACCGCCAGAAGCAACAACGCAACCCCACGAAGCCATAGCAAGGGACGACAAACGTAA
- a CDS encoding YlaH-like family protein yields MWEELVHTLPRGVAYALITFLSIVIYLLVFAQPLPLGRQLMVVGTLALGTYILWFFHNRKLPILQVLVVTVVAIFIVRIRLWWTRRRCEKRGAEGGNRKTN; encoded by the coding sequence ATGTGGGAGGAACTGGTTCATACCCTGCCCCGGGGTGTAGCTTATGCCCTAATTACGTTCTTGTCCATTGTTATTTATCTATTGGTTTTTGCTCAGCCTCTTCCCCTTGGCCGGCAGTTGATGGTTGTGGGGACGCTGGCCCTAGGTACCTATATTTTGTGGTTCTTTCATAACCGAAAGTTACCCATTCTTCAGGTACTCGTTGTTACTGTAGTGGCAATTTTCATAGTTCGGATACGCCTATGGTGGACAAGGCGACGATGCGAGAAGAGGGGGGCTGAAGGGGGGAATAGGAAAACAAATTAG
- a CDS encoding deoxyribonuclease IV translates to MEAVVHRAPVEVPFVLLTVSISFSHLCNSLEWIPSMKIGCHISVGKGFLRAAQRAVSLGATSFQVFTKNPRGLRPKKLNREDAEAGRNFCQEHRLTVVTHTPYITNLSTPKDDLRSVIIRSIREDLQITDAYGGIGAVVHCGKHVGEGEEYGKQRMVDTLNAILDMDQEGSPNALLLLENTAGQGTELGTQLADLVELRAATRYPDRIGFCFDTCHGFVAGIWEGESFVGLVSTMKEVAYLPHLRVLHFNDSLTPFASRKDRHAKIGKGEIGTSALHHFLKEPAFAHLPFILETPVQDEGEYKDEISYLHALCNMPLNADLPGPEKFIGCT, encoded by the coding sequence ATGGAGGCAGTGGTACATCGGGCGCCTGTAGAGGTGCCTTTTGTGTTGCTCACAGTCTCCATATCATTTTCCCATCTTTGCAACAGCTTGGAGTGGATTCCTTCAATGAAAATCGGTTGTCATATCAGTGTGGGTAAGGGTTTTTTACGTGCCGCCCAGCGGGCTGTGTCTCTTGGTGCTACTTCCTTTCAGGTATTCACCAAAAATCCCCGGGGTTTGCGTCCTAAAAAGCTAAACCGGGAGGATGCAGAGGCGGGACGGAATTTTTGCCAGGAACATCGTTTGACAGTGGTTACACACACACCTTACATAACCAATTTATCTACTCCAAAGGATGATTTGCGTTCTGTCATCATCCGGTCCATTCGTGAGGATCTGCAGATTACAGACGCTTACGGGGGAATAGGGGCCGTGGTTCACTGTGGAAAGCACGTAGGGGAGGGAGAGGAATACGGAAAGCAGCGGATGGTTGATACCCTCAATGCAATTTTGGATATGGATCAGGAAGGATCCCCTAACGCTTTACTACTTCTCGAAAATACAGCGGGGCAGGGAACAGAGTTAGGAACCCAGTTAGCTGATTTGGTGGAATTGCGGGCCGCTACCCGTTACCCTGATAGAATAGGCTTTTGTTTTGATACGTGCCATGGTTTCGTTGCGGGGATTTGGGAGGGGGAGAGTTTTGTAGGCCTGGTTTCCACTATGAAGGAGGTCGCTTACTTACCCCACCTACGTGTGTTGCATTTCAATGACAGTTTGACCCCCTTTGCCAGTCGTAAAGATCGTCATGCCAAAATTGGCAAGGGGGAGATCGGCACATCAGCATTGCATCACTTTCTCAAGGAGCCTGCTTTTGCCCATCTGCCCTTCATCCTTGAGACCCCTGTGCAGGATGAGGGAGAGTACAAGGATGAGATTTCCTATTTGCATGCATTGTGCAATATGCCATTGAATGCTGATCTTCCTGGTCCAGAGAAGTTCATAGGGTGTACCTGA
- a CDS encoding aminotransferase class I/II-fold pyridoxal phosphate-dependent enzyme: MHRGTLNTGLLAPPPPGRKTSPQQSTPLFTHLRNHAARKPINFHIPGHKMGQGMQEDFRHFLGENALSIDSINIEPLDDLHQPEGIIAEAQRLAARAFSADVCLFSVQGTSTAIMAMIMSVCNPGDKILVPRNIHKSILAALILGESHPIFLPPAVDTKFGIAHGVSTRQVDKALREHPDLRAVLIIHPTYYGITGDLAAIAQCVHQYDIPLLVDEAHGAHTYFHPLLPCSAMEAGADMAATSLHKLGGSLTQSSLLNIRTQRIDLQRVKTLMSLLTTTSTSYLLLASIDCARQQLALRGKQLLDQALYLAQQARLAINKIPGLQCMDARCLDGETAYAMDGTKLLIHLGDLDITGIGAERWLRTHHNIEVELSDRNNLLCFVTWADTIHSMGALVNGLHDLARCFYTPHRKIQQNLSIPSIPELVLSPREALFSPSHSVPLAKASGCISTETISIYPPGIPVLLPGERITTESIQYIITHLREGYHVQGSENLKVEKIKITK; this comes from the coding sequence ATGCACAGAGGAACGCTCAATACAGGTCTCCTTGCTCCCCCCCCACCAGGGAGAAAAACCAGTCCCCAACAATCCACACCACTCTTTACCCATTTACGAAATCACGCCGCCCGCAAGCCGATCAATTTCCATATCCCGGGTCACAAGATGGGGCAAGGAATGCAGGAAGATTTCCGTCATTTTCTCGGCGAAAATGCCCTCTCCATTGATTCCATCAATATCGAACCCTTGGATGACCTACACCAACCAGAGGGAATCATAGCCGAAGCGCAACGGTTGGCAGCTCGGGCCTTTAGTGCTGATGTCTGTTTATTTTCGGTACAGGGAACCAGTACGGCCATCATGGCCATGATTATGTCCGTTTGCAACCCGGGGGATAAGATCCTTGTCCCCCGTAACATCCACAAATCCATTTTAGCGGCACTCATATTGGGCGAAAGCCATCCCATTTTTCTCCCCCCCGCAGTGGATACGAAATTCGGTATCGCCCATGGGGTGAGTACCCGACAAGTAGATAAGGCTCTACGGGAACATCCCGATTTACGTGCCGTACTCATCATCCATCCCACTTATTATGGAATCACCGGTGATCTTGCAGCCATCGCCCAATGCGTTCACCAATATGACATCCCCCTTTTGGTCGATGAGGCTCATGGGGCCCATACGTACTTTCATCCCCTATTACCCTGTTCGGCCATGGAGGCGGGGGCCGATATGGCAGCCACCAGCCTTCACAAATTAGGGGGATCATTGACACAGAGTTCCCTACTCAACATACGTACGCAACGGATTGATTTACAACGGGTCAAAACACTGATGAGTTTGCTCACAACGACTTCTACCTCCTATCTCTTACTCGCTTCCATAGACTGTGCGCGCCAACAATTAGCCCTACGGGGCAAGCAGTTATTGGACCAAGCCCTTTACTTAGCACAACAGGCACGATTAGCAATCAACAAAATCCCGGGTCTTCAATGTATGGATGCTCGATGCCTCGATGGGGAGACGGCCTATGCTATGGATGGTACTAAGCTACTAATCCATTTGGGAGATCTAGATATTACGGGGATTGGGGCCGAGCGATGGCTGCGAACACATCACAATATCGAGGTGGAGTTGAGCGATCGCAACAACCTACTCTGTTTTGTCACCTGGGCCGATACCATCCATTCTATGGGTGCCCTTGTCAACGGCCTGCATGATCTAGCACGCTGTTTCTATACTCCCCATCGGAAAATACAACAAAATTTGTCTATCCCTTCCATTCCCGAATTGGTACTCTCACCGCGCGAAGCACTCTTTTCCCCCTCCCATTCCGTGCCCCTGGCAAAAGCATCCGGTTGTATCTCAACGGAGACAATTTCCATCTATCCCCCCGGTATTCCTGTCCTTCTGCCGGGAGAGAGAATTACAACAGAAAGCATCCAATACATCATCACACATTTGCGGGAGGGTTACCATGTACAGGGTTCGGAAAACTTGAAGGTTGAAAAAATTAAGATTACTAAATAG
- a CDS encoding DUF3055 domain-containing protein translates to MQDPLYDESETVRVRFVGFATEGRRYDLGLIYTHMFFNHPLVICMQTRRSSLLSKDDLENIETIRHIFHLDSLEEAADVASFLSGQLPQTSFVAEVEPRWNHREIESEYPH, encoded by the coding sequence ATTCAGGATCCCCTCTACGATGAATCAGAAACGGTACGTGTACGTTTTGTTGGCTTTGCCACAGAAGGAAGGCGATATGATCTTGGTTTGATTTACACCCACATGTTTTTCAATCATCCATTAGTGATCTGCATGCAGACACGACGCTCCTCCCTGTTATCAAAGGATGATCTGGAGAACATCGAAACCATTCGCCATATTTTCCATCTGGACTCCTTGGAAGAGGCGGCTGATGTAGCATCGTTTTTGTCCGGACAACTTCCACAAACATCCTTTGTAGCTGAAGTGGAGCCTAGGTGGAATCATAGAGAAATTGAGTCTGAATACCCGCATTAG
- a CDS encoding DUF1885 family protein, with protein sequence MGKDAWITLKNTKHSELDLLELMQLLETYRSRLQKTGKQLDWDYAAAAFPYTIQHIGKEGEGGEKYLKLTSTQPKLYTGLLFAMEQKNDSPAIRLTLPPNATHGDRSKGNEFAKFLSKELRAPIIQFNGRVIPA encoded by the coding sequence TTGGGAAAGGATGCCTGGATCACGTTAAAAAATACAAAACACAGCGAACTAGATTTATTGGAGTTGATGCAACTCCTGGAGACTTATCGTAGTCGCCTACAAAAAACAGGGAAGCAGCTGGATTGGGATTATGCAGCCGCTGCCTTTCCTTATACCATTCAACATATAGGGAAGGAGGGGGAGGGCGGCGAAAAATACCTAAAACTTACATCCACCCAGCCTAAACTTTATACTGGCTTGCTGTTCGCTATGGAACAAAAGAATGACTCGCCTGCTATTCGTCTTACCCTTCCGCCCAATGCCACTCATGGTGACCGCAGTAAGGGGAATGAATTTGCGAAATTTTTGTCCAAAGAGTTGAGGGCGCCTATCATTCAATTCAATGGTCGCGTGATTCCCGCATGA
- a CDS encoding L,D-transpeptidase, with amino-acid sequence MNKFLLCLVSLSCSFSFLSIAFAESNFYSKGTHIVVDLKENILKLYEGKKLQREFPVVTGKDSTKTPAGVFSISYKERCHPFRDKSTREILYEGCAKGNPFGSVFMPLQGGDGVAIHGTSSPDLVMKHAKVSHGCIRMLNRDAEELYGRVSEGTLVRTVQGSEKDSENMGDQDEKGGSKTKDNEGSKAKDNEGNKAKDNEGSKTKDNEGSKAKDNEGSKAKDNEGSKAKDNEGSKTKDNEGSKAKDNEGSKAKDDGGGKAKDNGDDEGGNK; translated from the coding sequence ATGAATAAATTTTTGTTGTGTTTGGTTTCTTTGTCGTGCAGCTTTTCATTTTTATCGATTGCCTTCGCAGAAAGCAATTTCTATTCTAAAGGGACTCATATAGTAGTTGATCTTAAGGAAAATATATTGAAATTATATGAGGGAAAGAAACTACAGAGGGAATTCCCTGTGGTTACAGGAAAGGATAGCACTAAAACACCGGCGGGCGTGTTTAGTATATCGTATAAAGAGCGGTGCCATCCGTTCAGGGACAAGAGCACAAGAGAGATTTTGTATGAGGGTTGCGCAAAGGGTAATCCGTTTGGTTCTGTTTTCATGCCTTTGCAAGGTGGAGATGGGGTAGCTATTCACGGAACTAGTAGTCCGGATCTTGTTATGAAGCATGCTAAGGTGTCTCATGGTTGCATACGTATGTTGAATAGGGATGCGGAGGAATTGTACGGTAGGGTTTCTGAGGGTACATTGGTTCGTACTGTGCAGGGTAGTGAGAAGGATAGTGAGAACATGGGAGATCAGGATGAGAAAGGAGGCAGCAAGACAAAAGATAATGAGGGCAGCAAGGCAAAAGATAATGAGGGCAACAAGGCAAAAGATAATGAAGGCAGCAAGACAAAAGATAATGAGGGCAGCAAGGCAAAAGATAATGAAGGCAGCAAGGCGAAAGATAATGAGGGCAGCAAGGCGAAAGATAATGAAGGCAGCAAGACGAAAGATAATGAGGGCAGCAAGGCAAAAGATAATGAAGGCAGCAAGGCAAAAGATGATGGAGGCGGCAAGGCAAAAGATAATGGAGATGATGAAGGGGGGAACAAGTAG
- a CDS encoding transposase, translated as MDRSQKNTIMYDGEGRGVVLSPQELKRLCALCTYGIVYIDDTAAVRKGNEYVTLFHDPIHKTVLAVIKGRSQEELEKNIKEFHPELLELKPAAVIIDGARSYRNLVISHFPL; from the coding sequence ATGGATCGAAGTCAGAAAAATACCATTATGTACGATGGAGAAGGAAGGGGTGTAGTGTTATCCCCTCAGGAACTGAAACGGCTCTGTGCCCTGTGTACATATGGTATCGTTTACATCGATGATACCGCTGCTGTACGTAAAGGAAATGAGTACGTAACCCTCTTTCATGATCCGATTCATAAGACTGTATTGGCCGTGATCAAGGGGAGGAGTCAAGAAGAACTCGAAAAGAATATCAAGGAGTTCCACCCGGAATTGCTTGAGCTGAAACCAGCTGCCGTTATTATTGATGGCGCTAGGTCCTATCGTAATTTGGTCATATCCCACTTTCCGCTGTAA